In Carassius auratus strain Wakin chromosome 46, ASM336829v1, whole genome shotgun sequence, the following proteins share a genomic window:
- the LOC113063662 gene encoding olfactory receptor 52E8-like, translating to MDNMTHFTTYSLMEPHNAKSDRYIYFTCFLFLYAMILFLNIWLSVVIVLEKALHEPMYIFLCNLCVNDVYGTAAFYPKFLYDLILNSYVIPSYLCAFQAFVFYSYVLCEYSTLAVMAYDRHVAICQPLDYHSKMNKFSCSILLGLCWVIPFLIMFIAVFLSNRLVPCRNHIDKLFCDNWSIVKLSCESTVINNIYGFIFISLYFGLVIVIIMSYIKLIIVCKASLECRRKFWQTCVPHVISLINLTVAILFDNIYNRYGSSDLPVHFRMFLALEIIVVPPLFNPVIYGIKLSEVRKRVLKVCINCTKDDKD from the coding sequence ATGGATAATATGACACATTTTACAACCTACTCTCTGATGGAACCACATAATGCTAAATCAGACaggtatatttattttacatgcttTTTGTTCCTCTatgctatgatactgtttttgaacatTTGGCTCAGTGTAGTAATTGTCTTGGAAAAAGCGCTGCATGAACCAATGTACATTTTTCTGTGTAATCTGTGTGTCAATGATGTTTATGGAACAGCAGCGTTTTATCCTAAATTCTTATATGATTTAATATTGAATTCATATGTAATCCCATCTTACTTGTGTGCATTCCAggcttttgttttttattcttatgTTTTATGTGAATATTCTACATTAGCAGTGATGGCTTATGACAGACATGTGGCCATATGTCAACCTTTAGACTATCACTCCAAAATGAACAAGTTTTCATGCAGCATATTACTTGGCTTATGTTGGGTTATACCATTTCTTATTATGTTCATTGCAGTTTTCTTATCAAACAGGTTGGTACCATGTAGAAATCATATTGACAAATTGTTTTGTGACAACTGGTCAATAGTGAAACTTTCATGTGAGTCAACTGTAATCAATAACATTtatgggtttatttttatttcactttattttggcCTTGTGATTGTAATTATTATGTCCTATATAAAACTTATCATTGTATGTAAAGCATCATTGGAATGCAGAAGGAAATTTTGGCAGACATGTGTGCCTCATGTAATTTCTTTGATAAATCTGACTGTAGCAATACTTTTTGATAATATCTATAACAGATATGGATCAAGTGATTTGCCTGTACATTTCCGTATGTTTTTGGCTTTAGAGATAATTGTAGTGCCACCTCTTTTCAATCCTGTAATCTATGGAATAAAACTATCAGAAGTTCGCAAACGAGTCCTAAAAGTATGCATTAATTGTACCAAAGATGACAAAGACTGA
- the LOC113063663 gene encoding olfactory receptor 52E8-like yields the protein MENMTRFKTYTLMEPHNAKSFRYIYFTGFLFLYAMILFLNIWLSVVIVLEKALHEPMYIFLCNLCVNDVYGTAAFYPKFLHDLILNSYVIPSYMCAFQAFVVYTYVMCEYSILAVMAYDRYVAICQPLDYHSKMNKFSCSILLGLCWVIPFLIMFIAVFLSNRLVPCRNHIDKLFCDNWSIVKLSCESTVINNIYGFIFISLYFGLVIVIMMSYIKLISACKASLECRRKFWQTCVPHVISLINLTVAILFDTIYNRYGSSDFPVNFRMFLALEMIVVPPLFNPVIYGIKLSEIRKRVLKLCMNCTKDDKD from the coding sequence ATGGAAAATATGACACGTTTTAAAACCTACACTCTGATGGAACCACATAATGCTAAATCATTCAGGTATATTTATTTCACAGGCTTTTTGTTCCTCTatgctatgatactgtttttgaacatTTGGCTCAGTGTAGTCATTGTTTTGGAAAAAGCCCTTCATGAACCAATGTACATTTTTCTGTGTAATCTGTGTGTAAATGATGTTTATGGAACAGCAGCATTTTATCCTAAATTCTTACATGATTTAATATTGAATTCATATGTAATTCCATCTTACATGTGTGCATTCCAGGCTTTTGTTGTTTATACTTATGTTATGTGTGAATATTCTATATTAGCAGTGATGGCTTATGACAGATATGTGGCCATATGTCAACCTTTAGACtatcactcaaaaatgaacaaattTTCATGCAGCATATTACTTGGCTTATGTTGGGTTATACCATTTCTTATTATGTTCATTGCAGTTTTCTTATCAAACAGGTTGGTACCATGTAGAAATCATATTGACAAATTGTTTTGTGACAACTGGTCAATAGTGAAACTTTCATGTGAGTCAACTGTGATCAATAACATTtatgggtttatttttatttcactgtattttggcCTTGTGATTGTAATTATGATGTCCTATATAAAACTTATCAGTGCATGTAAAGCATCATTAGAATGCAGAAGAAAATTTTGGCAGACATGTGTGCCTCATGTAATTTCATTGATAAATCTCACTGTAGCAATACTTTTTGACACAATCTATAACAGATATGGATCAAGTGATTTCCCTGTAAATTTCCGTATGTTTTTGGCTTTAGAGATGATTGTAGTGCCACCTCTTTTCAATCCTGTAATCTATGGCATAAAACTATCAGAAATTCGCAAAAGAGTTCTAAAATTATGCATGAATTGTACCAAAGATGACAAAGACTGA